AAGAGGGCAGTTTTGTGGCCTAATAATATTCACTCGCTTAGGAAGATGATTTGGTGTGCAGAGGTTACGCTTGAAAAGCGCAAAAGTGGTGAAATATGGGGGAAAGTTGAGTGGTTTGTGTAGAGTATATAAGTAAAGGATAGTTTAATAAATCATTAATCCCTAATTCATTCTAATGTAGtcactatatatattgtaattatATCATCTAATGAATTATTCAGCCTTCAATActatatggtatcagagctttAAACGATCCCTAAACCTAAATCTAGCCGCTACTctgtttttcatcatttttcattatttttctttctcttcaatgGCTTCTGAGACTGTCATTACATCTGATTCAACCAGTCTTCTCAACGTCAATATGACTAATGTTACCAAACTCACGTCCTCTAACTTTCTCATGTGGAGGCGTCAAGTTCAAGCTCTACTCAACGGCTACGATCTCACCGGCTACATTGACGGCTCCATTGTCGTCCCACCTGCAACCATCACTGCAAATGGTGCAGTTACGGTCAATCCTGCCTTCAAGCACTGGCAAAGGCAAGATCAACTCATTTACAGTGCTCTACTAGGCGCTATTTCAATCTCGGTTCAACCGATCCTCTCCCGAACAACAACATCTGCTGAAATTTGGACTAAGCTGATGGACACATATGCTAAACCCAGCTGGTCTCACATCCAACAATTACGACAACAGATCAAGCAATGGAAGAAGGACACCAAATCCATCGATGAATTCTTCCAAGGCTTGGTGATGCGATTTGATCAACTAGCTCTCCTTGGCAAGCCGATGGAGAGTGAGGAACAGATGGAAGTCATTGTGGAAGGGCTCTCCGATGACTACAAACAGGTCATTGACCAAATTCAAGGTCGTGAGGTACCTCCCTCTCTCACTGAAATTCACGAGAAGTTACTTAATCATGAAGTGAAACTTCAAGCTGCGGCATCGTCTCTTCCGATCTCTGCAAATGCTGCAAGTTATCGTCCTCCAGCCAACAACAAGCATAACAACTCCAACAACTATCGCGGACAAAAccgtaacaacaacaatcgtGGTGCTAATTCATACCAACAGCCAAGAAACGATCAGCCCTCTTCTCGTGGTTATCAAGGAAAATGCCAAATCTGTGGAGTTTTTGGCCATAGCGCTAGACGTTGTTCACAGCTTCAGATGTCTGGCGCTTACTCCACCCCATCTCCAAGTCAATACCCTAATGCTACTGTTCCATGGCAGCCCCGTGCAAATATGGCAGCCATGTCGTACAATCCTTGGCTTCTTGATAGCGGAGCAACACACCATCTTACCACAGATTTGAACAACCTTGCTCTTCATCAACCTTACAATGGTGGAGAAGAAGTCACAATTGCTGATGGCTCTACTCTTCCGATCACTCACACTGGTTCATCAACTCTCTCTACTCAATCTCGTTCCCTTGCTTTAAACAATATTCTATATGTTCCCAACCTGCACAAAAATCTGATTTCAGTTTACAAATTGTGCAATGCTAATAAGGTTTCTGTGGAATTCTTTCCTGCCCACTTTCAGGTGAAGGATCTCAGCACGGGGGCCCGGTTACTCCAAGGCAGAACTAAAGACGAGTTATACGAGTGGCCAGTTCCTTCAAACACACCCATCTCTTTATTCGCTTCACCTACACCAAAAACAACACTTCCTTCATGGCATTCAAGGCTTGGTCACCCGTCTCCGCCtgttttaaaatcccttgtttCTCAGTTTTCTTTACCAGTTTCAAATTCCtctcaaaaacattttcctTGTTCTCATTGTCTCATTAATAAAAGCCATAAGCTTCCGTTTTATTCAAACACAATTATCTCCTACACACCTCTTGAATACGTTTACTCTGATGTCTGGACTTCTCCAGTTACATCTGTCGACaactttaaatattatttaatccTTGTTGATCATTATACCCGATATACATGGCTGTACccattgaaacaaaaatcacaagtACGGGAGACTTTTGTGGCGTTCAAAGCTCTAGTGGAGAATCgttttcaaaccaaaatccGAACATTATATTCTGACAACGGTGGAGAATTCATTGCGCTACGACAATTCCTGCTAACACACGGCATTTCACACTTGACCTCTCTTCCTCACACGCCGGAACACAATGGAATTGCAGAACGAAAACATCGTCACATCCTCGAAACCGGGTTAACTCTTCTCACTCAAGCCTCTATTCCAACTTCATATTGGACATATGCGTTTGGAACTGCGGTTTACCTCATAAATCGCTTGCCCAGTTCTGTGCTCAATAATGAATCGCCGTATTCGAAGCTCTTCAAGACTTCACCAAATTACCTCAAATTAAGAGTTTTTGGATGTTCGTGCTTCCCATGGCTCCGCCCATATACCAATCACAAATTGGAAAGAAGGTCACAGCCGTGTGTATTTCTCGGGTATTCCTTAACCCAAAGTGCATATTTATGCCTTGATAGAAGCTCTGGTCGTGTCTACACTTCAAGACATGTCCAGTTTGTTGAGgatcaatttcctttttccatCTCCGATACCCATTCAGTTTCTAATTCAAGCCCAGAAGAAGCTTCCCCTTCATGTCACCAACCCCCATCTCGCATTCCGATTCAGTCATCATCTCCGCCACTCGTACAAGCTCCGTCGTCGCTGCCGCCCCTAAGCTCAGATTCTCACCGCCGGCCAAATGCTGAAACTTCATCGTCTTCGTCCTCGACGAATAATGATGTTGTGGTATCGAAAGATAACACACAAGTGGATAACAGGAATAATTTCATAGGCCCAACAAGCAGTTCTTCAGCCCAAAGCCAAAATAATTCTAATCCAAGCTCATCCATCCAAACCCAAAATGAGCCCAATCCGAGCCCGTCACCAACACCTCAAAATTCTAGCCCAGAATCTTCACCATCGTCTTCTACCTCCGCCACGTCCACAGTCCCaaatccaccaccaccacctccgaCAAACAACCACCCAATGCGAACCCGAGCTAAAAATCATATAACCAAGCCCAAAACGAAACTCTCCCTCCTAGCAAAAACAGTTCAAACCCGACCTCAAATACCAAACACGGTGAACCAGGCTTTACGAGATGAAAAATGGAGGAACGCTATGGGAGAAGAAATCAATGCCCAAATACGGAATAATACATTTGAATTGGTTccaccaaaaccaaatcaaaatgttaTTTCCACAAAGTGGATTTTTACACTAAAATATCTTCCTAATGGTACTCTTGACAGGTATAAAGCAAGATTGGTGGCTCGAGGTTTTCGGCAGCAATATGGACTCCATTACTCTGAAACTTTCAGTCCTGTGGTTAAATCTCTCACAATTCGCCTAGTTCTACAATTGGCAGTGTCTCGCTCATGGACAATTAAACAACTAGACGTAAACAACGCTTTTCTTCAAGGTACATTGACGGATGAGGTGTACGTCACACAACCACCTGGTTTTATCGACCCCGATCGACCACACCACGTTTGTCGCCTTAAGAAGGCGCTTTATGGCCTGAAACAGGCTCCACGCGCTTGGTACCAAGAgttgagaaattttgtttgctcGTTGGGATTCACCAATTCTCTCGCTGATACATCAGTGTTTGTTTACATCAACGACATCCAAATCGTCTACTGCTTGGTCTATGTTGATGACATTATTGTCACGGGAAGTAGTGATGCGTTGGTAATGGCTTTCATCACCGCTCTTTCTCGGCGATTCTCGTTGAAGGACCCGACGGATTTGGTATATTTTCTTGGTATAGAGGCAACAAGAACCTCACAAGGTCTTCATTTGATGCAGcataaatatgtttatgaCTTGTTGTCTAGGATGAAGATGTTAGATGCCAAACCGGTGTCCACACCAATGGCGACACATCCTAAACTTTCACTCTACTCTGGCATTGCTCTAGACGAACCCGGAGAATACAGGACAGTGATCGGCAGCTTGCAATACTTGGCGTTTACACGACCGGATATTGCGTATGCTGTGAATCGATTATCACAATTTATGCATCGTCCCACAGACATTCATTGGCAGGCTGCAAAACGCGTCCTTCGATATCTTGCGGGAACTGCTACTCATGGTATATTACTTCGCTCAAACTCTCCTCTCTCGCTTCATGCATTCTCCGATGCTGATTGGGCTGGGGACAATGACGATTTTGTTTCCACCAATGCATATATTGTGTATCTTGGCTCTACACCCATAGCTTGGAGCtcgaagaaacaaaagggaGTCGCACGTTCTTCCACCGAGGCCGAGTACAGGGCTGTTGCAAACACAACTTCAGAAATTAGATGGGTATGCTCTCTTCTTACTGAGTTAGGCATCACATTACCAAAGATGCCTGTGATATATTGTGACAATGTTGGTGCCACATATCTCTCTGCAAATCCGGTTTTCCATTCAAGAATGAAGCATCTAGCATTGGACTATCATTTTATTCGCGACAATGTGAGTGCCGGTGCACTACGAGTCTCTCACATATCAACACATGACCAACTTGCCGATGCTCTAACCAAGCCATTGCCTCGTCAACACTTTCTTCAGTTTTCAAGCAAGATTGGAGTGAGCAAACTCCCTCCATCTTGAGGGGGCATGTAGAGTATATAAGTAAAGGATAGTTTAGTAAATCATTAATCCCTAATTCATTCTAATGTAGTccctatatatattgtaattatATCATCTAATGAATTATTCAGCCTTCAATACTATAGTTTGATCATGTGCTTACTTTCCCTTCATTTGCGATACTTCAAGGTTCTTGCTGCCACTGTTTCTTTGAATGCGTCACATGTTTGAACATGTGTGTTCTTTTTGGATCGAAGCTTAGCTCTTTAGATGGAACTGAATAAGTAAAAGAGGTCACTGGATAAGCTCTGTTACTAGAATAATAGGAGGGCTTCTGCTTCACATTTGtaatcctctctctttctctgaatTGATGTTGCAATTGCTTGTCATCAGTATCTGTATTTCCATAGATAACTGAACTCATTAAAGGGCAACCGAAGCTGCTTCGTggtttatgtttcttctttgtgggCTATTTTGCTTTGCACTTTCActtgtttcttagttttggtttgatttttcataCTGGGCCCTGAGCAAAACAATTTTAGTTATATGACTTGTGAAACTTAAATGGGTTTTAATCGAATGGTAACTTCATCTAATTTGTTTGAATAATTCATCATGGACCTTAATGATAATATCTTGAGTCTACTAATCATTTCACAAATCCTTTCATTTTCCAACAGCAAGTAGCCTGATTTTTGAACCTCAGCGATAGACAGCTTAAAGTGCGGTCATTCTCGCAAAAAGCTATCAGTCTTTATTTGATTCACGAACATTATACACGAAagtcaaaattaaataaccaaaaaaattaaacaaaaagcaaacaagaaaACGACTTCTCTGGTATGATTGGAACAAATTtaatagagagagaggttaGATAAGAATGTGGTAGAAGATAAGACCCAACTACGCGTCATAACTGGGTcccatctttgtctctttcccTTCTTCACTCGCCAACCCCATCGCGTGTCCCCACGCTCCTTCCCTTTACTTTTTCTCGTTATCCAAAACACGACGATTCttcattttagatttttttcattaataaaaaaaaaaaagtcttttaTTGCAGAAATTTCGATCGTTTTTGTTGTGTGTACAGAGAGATTATCGTGTTTTGTTGGCAATCGCCATTAAACCTTCTTCCCTCTAACCCAATCAAATTTGCGGctctttcttttatcttctcgCCTCGGTTTTAGCAAACCCTTtagttatcttcttcctcaagcaatttttcttttggattagattggtgttttcttttggtttgtgtggtgatgatgagaagGCAACGAGATGAACAacaatctagggttttctacGATCTATCATCTcttgttttgaatcttctcCGTTCTCCTCCTATGCCGATTTCTTTACCTGATCATTTCCCCGATCCGCCCGCTAGAATTCGTCCTCCCTTTTCTTCGCATcgtttttcgtcttcttcgccTTCTTTGGCTCATATTTCTCCGTCTGGATTCGCGTCGTTGCTGCTTGGTATATCTGTGGCTCTTATGCTATGTGGATCTGTGACTTTCTTCATCGGGTTTCTCTTGATGCCTTGGGTTCTTGctctgattttggttttctatgTCGCTGGCATCGTTTCTGCCATTTCTATGGTCGGGAGGTCGATTCTCTGTTACGTCTTGACGCCACCTTCTCCTTCCGGAAAGGAGATTTCTggtaattttgttgaattttagGGTTAAGTTTGTCAAATTGGTTTCAATGATTCAAGCTTTCTACTTTCGTCTCGGATCTGTTTAGATTTTAACCAAAGTTTCCTTATTGATCATCTAGAAATGATTCCACTGGGTTTTGGTTCTGTCCTTATTTTGATAGAAATGGAGGttcgaattagggttttattgaaaagcaCACCGATGTTTGTTCTGTCTTTGACTGAAACGatattgttcttttgtttcctcGTGGATCATATTATTCATGTTCACATTACTTTTGTTGTCTGAAATTAAACCTATGTTTGTATTAGTTTCATGTTCTTGCAATAATGTTTGTGTTTGACATGTCTATTCGCAGAATGGAAGCTTCTGTGAAATGATTAAACAACAGAGGTGAAGAATCTATACATCATCCGGAAGCAGAGCAGAGCGaagcagaacaaaaaaaagaagaagaaggattgattatataaacacatatatCCGATAGAGTTTTTCTATGTTCTTTATCTGTATTTTGTTGGGGGGGTTTGGGAAAATCATGTGGATATCAGGgagttttatatttctttacATTTCgaaaaaagaatttttctatttaactACTGTTAGAAATAGAGAAGCCTTGTTATTTGTGCTTTCATGTATGTCGTTTTTATGTAACATGATCATTTCTTAAAGCATACAAAAAGATTTTAGGATTTCTGTTGCACTTCTTTCGATTTCCTTGCATTTTCGAAACACTCTGTGTTGATATCTCTTCCTTTAAATCTTCTTACAATATTTGCTCATTCTTGATCtcttttatggttttaaataATTGTCTCTTCAAGTTCACACGGAATCTAGTGTGAATCGAGGTTTAGTCGTGCAGAGTTGTGTGTGTTATTAcatgttttattattgtttaagtatatttatttagtggAGGACTATACGCTATTTGCACATCTCAATGTCAAATTGCTCAAAAATGGTAGAGGTGCCGTGCCGTCAATAGATGTCACGTGTCCTGACTTGCCTTctcaatacaaacaaaaatactctctacctaaaaaaacacaataaacaACAAACGCATCTTTGGAGCGGCGGTGAGATTA
This sequence is a window from Arabidopsis thaliana chromosome 1 sequence. Protein-coding genes within it:
- a CDS encoding uncharacterized protein (unknown protein; Has 44 Blast hits to 44 proteins in 12 species: Archae - 0; Bacteria - 0; Metazoa - 0; Fungi - 0; Plants - 44; Viruses - 0; Other Eukaryotes - 0 (source: NCBI BLink).), with protein sequence MMRRQRDEQQSRVFYDLSSLVLNLLRSPPMPISLPDHFPDPPARIRPPFSSHRFSSSSPSLAHISPSGFASLLLGISVALMLCGSVTFFIGFLLMPWVLALILVFYVAGIVSAISMVGRSILCYVLTPPSPSGKEISEWKLL